One region of Suncus etruscus isolate mSunEtr1 chromosome 5, mSunEtr1.pri.cur, whole genome shotgun sequence genomic DNA includes:
- the IWS1 gene encoding protein IWS1 homolog encodes MDSEYYCGDQSDDGGATPVQDERDSGSDVEDDVNEQHSGSDTGSVERHSENEPSDREDDLSKRHHATDSENEEPAHLNASDSESEELHRPKDSDSESEEQVEPPASDSENEDVNHHGSDSGSEEVRKLPASDSENEELLNGHASDSESEDVRKHPASDSELEELQKSPPASDSETEDALKPANSDSESEEPPRHQASDSENEELPKPRISDSESEELPKPRVSDSESEGPPRTQASDSENEDLPKPRVSDSESEGPPRHQASDSENEELPKPRVSDSESEDPPRTHASDSDTEELPKPRVSDSESEEPQKGAASDSETEGTSRHGQKPESDGDSDGENKGEEMVQNDSFHSDSQINRKRFHSSDSEEEEPKRPNIDSDEDEEKEGEEEKVAKRKAAVLSDSEDEKLSTKKSRVVFDGDDSDSDGASDKPSKREKTVASDSEEDGGKEDLPDKKNEEKDLFGSDSESGNDEENLIADIFGESGDEEEEEFTGFNQEDLEEEKSETQVKEAEDSDSDDNIKRGKHMDFLSDFEMMLQRKKSMSGKRRRNRDGGTFISDADDVVSAMIVKMNEAAEEDRQLNNQKKPALKKLTLLPTVVMHLKKQDLKETFIDSGVMSAIKEWLSPLPDRSLPALKIREELLKILQELPSVSQETLKHSGIGRAVMYLYKHPKESRSNKDMAGKLINEWSRPIFGLTSNYKGMTREEREQRDIEQMPQRKRMNSTGGQTPRRDLEKVLTGEEKALRPGDPGFCARARVPMPSNKDYVVRPKWNVEMESSRFQGTSKKGISRLDKQMRKFTDIRKKSRSAHAVKISIEGNKMPL; translated from the exons ATGGACTCGGAATACTACTGTGGCGACCAGTCAG atGATGGTGGCGCTACCCCAGTACAGGATGAACGGGATTCAGGGTCAGACGTTGAGGATGATGTAAATGAGCAGCACTCTGGATCTGACACTGGAAGTGTAGAACGTCATTCAGAG AATGAACCTAGTGATCGAGAAGACGATCTCAGTAAGAGACACCATGCAACAGACTCTGAGAATGAAGAGCCCGCACACCTCAATGCTAGTGACTCTGAAAGTGAGGAGCTTCACAGGCCAAAGGACAGTGACTCAGAATCTGAAGAGCAGGTGGAACCTCCTGCTAGTGATTCCGAAAATGAGGACGTCAATCATCACGGAAGTGACTCTGGGAGTGAAGAGGTTAGGAAATTACCTGCTAGCGACTCTGAAAATGAGGAACTTCTTAATGGACATGCCAGTGACTCTGAAAGTGAAGATGTTCGAAAGCATCCTGCTAGTGACTCTGAACTTGAAGAGCTCCAAAAGAGTCCTCCTGCCAGTGATTCAGAAACAGAGGATGCTCTAAAACCTGCAAACAGTGACTCTGAGAGTGAGGAACCCCCAAGGCACCAAGCCAGTGACTCTGAAAACGAGGAACTTCCCAAGCCAAGAATTAGTGATTCTGAAAGTGAGGAGCTTCCCAAACCTAGAGTAAGTGACTCAGAGAGTGAAGGACCTCCAAGGACTCAGGCCAGTGACTCTGAAAACGAAGACCTCCCCAAGCCCCGTGTCAGTGACTCAGAGAGTGAGGGCCCACCGAGACACCAAGCCAGTGACTCTGAAAATGAAGAGCTTCCCAAACCCCGAGTTAGTGATTCAGAAAGCGAGGACCCCCCAAGGACCCACGCCAGTGACTCTGATACCGAGGAGCTTCCCAAACCCCGGGTCAGTGACTCGGAAAGTGAGGAGCCTCAGAAGGGAGCTGCCAGTGATTCCGAAACTGAGGGCACCTCCAGGCACGGACAAAAGCCAGAATCAGATGGTGACAGTGATGGCGAGAATAAGGGAGAGGAGATGGTGCAAAATGACTCCTTTCATTCAGACAGCCAGATAAACAGGAAAAGGTTTCATAGTTCTGACAGTGAAGAAGAAGAACCCAAAAGGCCAAATATTGACAGTGacgaagatgaagaaaaagagggggaggaggagaaagtagCAAAGCGAAAAGCTGCTGTGCTTTCTGATAGTGAAGATGAGAAATTAT CAACAAAGAAGAGTCGTGTGGTGTTTGATGGAGATGACTCTGACAGTGATGGTGCATCAGACAAACCcagcaaaagagaaaagactgTAGCATCAGATAGCGAAGAAGATGGAGGGAAAGAAGACTTACCtgataagaaaaatgaagagaaggatCTGTTTGGGAGTGATAGTGAGTCAGGGAATGATGAAGA gaatcttatTGCAGATATATTTGGAGAATCGGgtgatgaagaggaagaagaattcaCT GGTTTTAACCAAGAAGacctggaagaagaaaaaagtgaaactCAGGTAAAAGAAGCAGAAGATTCAGATTCTGATGATAACATAAAGAGAGGAAAACA TATGGACTTTTTGTCGGATTTTGAGATGATGTTGCAACGGAAGAAGAGCATGAGTGGCAAGCGCAGACGGAACCGTGATGGTGGAACGTTTATTAGTGATGCTGATGATGTTGTGAGTGCCATGATTGTCAAGATGAATGAGGCTGCTGAG gaagACAGGCAGTTGAACAATCAAAAAAAACCAGCACtgaaaaaattaacattattacCTACAGTGGTCATGCACCTTAAGAA ACAGGACCTTAAAGAAACATTTATTGACAGTGGTGTGATGTCCGCCATCAAAGAATGGCTCTCCCCTCTGCCAGATAGGAGTTTGCCAGCACTGAAGATTCGAGAGGAGTTGTTGAAGATTCTGCAAGAG TTACCTAGTGTGAGCCAGGAGACCCTGAAACATAGTGGGATTGGACGAGCAGTGATGTATCTCTATAAACATCCCAAGGAATCAAGGTCTAACAAGGACATGGCAGGGAAATTAATCA ATGAGTGGTCTCGCCCTATATTTGGTCTTACCTCAAACTATAAGGGGATgacaagagaagaaagggagcAAAGAGATATCGAACAAATGCCTCAACGGAAAAGAATGAACAG CACTGGTGGTCAGACGCCACGAAGAGACTTGGAAAAGGTGCTGACAGGAGAGGAAAA